One Rhodothermales bacterium genomic window carries:
- a CDS encoding M56 family metallopeptidase — MLFLIDIPTLASDLRPWASDMAIILAKGTLLLSAAGLLTYALRHSAAATRYMIWCSALLGVFLLPFIGQVVPAWQVAFLPQVTPAPQQADAPAPASPANEPDWKPAAAPAVTPAPAAKPAPAAPSRAVAPAAAAAPVYQDAVTPSFSWMPASVREAVGRMHWTQWAFLIWALGALAVIVRLVLAHAGARLLVNRASFVDDENWHLMAEAAARRMGIRRVVRLRMSSWTSVPMAIGVWRPVVVLPEDADAWDEARKESVLLHELAHIKRYDCLFQLLTNIVCAVYWFNPLVWMAAWQMRIERERSCDDLVLVSGADPSRYAETLLETARMLKKAEWSTVAAVSMARGSQLEGRLLSILDPFRRRSQNRLGTMLTLSLVASLVLPLAALQPAQAQQARPTPPRPPAPRMVHEPIDVDVDVPDIDIDIPDFDIDVPEMDIDVPDIDIDIPPIDIDIPEMHIDIPGFDFNFPALHIDIPDIDIDIPAIDWQGGEESHDHTPVDSLSIDQIIKLRQYGVDAEFIKSLRAMGFNDLTYADLIMLGRYGADAEYIARMRDIGFDDLTLEDYAAMSKYGVDLDFVRAMRDAGYTDLSREDLVAMSKYGVDIELIDMLSRHGYDRVPVDELIKASKYGVDQDLVATLDKAGYTDLTLDDLVAMSKYGVDADLIETLNRYGYDRVSPEELIMASKYGVDEELVATLNEAGYKNLKLDDLVGMSKYGVDQELVEALARAGYSEVSPDELIAASKYGVDSDLVDGLREQGIANLSIEELIQMSKYGLDAEYIGEMKALGIDATTEQLLKLRRQGVDAEYVRDIRDAGLRDVTIEQLIDMRRHGVDAEYVKSLRGNR, encoded by the coding sequence ATGCTATTCCTTATCGACATTCCGACTCTGGCCTCCGATCTGCGCCCCTGGGCCTCGGACATGGCCATTATCCTCGCGAAGGGGACGCTTCTTCTGTCGGCCGCCGGCCTGCTGACCTATGCCTTGCGGCACAGCGCGGCGGCGACCCGTTATATGATCTGGTGTTCGGCCCTGCTCGGCGTCTTCCTGCTGCCGTTTATCGGGCAGGTCGTGCCGGCCTGGCAGGTGGCGTTTTTGCCGCAGGTCACGCCCGCGCCCCAGCAGGCCGATGCGCCGGCTCCGGCGTCCCCGGCGAACGAGCCCGATTGGAAGCCTGCCGCGGCGCCTGCCGTCACGCCCGCGCCGGCCGCGAAACCGGCGCCCGCGGCGCCGTCGCGAGCTGTCGCGCCGGCGGCTGCTGCAGCGCCCGTCTATCAGGACGCTGTTACGCCGTCGTTTTCCTGGATGCCTGCTTCGGTGCGGGAGGCGGTCGGCCGGATGCACTGGACGCAGTGGGCCTTTCTGATCTGGGCGCTCGGGGCGCTGGCGGTCATCGTTCGCCTCGTGCTCGCCCACGCCGGCGCCCGCCTGCTCGTCAACCGCGCGTCGTTCGTGGACGACGAGAACTGGCACCTGATGGCCGAAGCGGCCGCACGCCGGATGGGGATCCGGCGGGTGGTGCGGCTCCGGATGAGCTCGTGGACCTCGGTGCCGATGGCGATCGGTGTCTGGCGCCCGGTGGTCGTGCTGCCGGAAGATGCGGATGCGTGGGACGAGGCGCGCAAGGAATCCGTGCTCCTGCACGAACTCGCGCACATCAAACGGTACGATTGCCTCTTCCAGCTGCTGACGAACATCGTGTGCGCGGTGTACTGGTTCAATCCGCTTGTATGGATGGCCGCCTGGCAGATGCGTATCGAGCGGGAACGGTCGTGCGACGATCTCGTGCTCGTCTCGGGCGCGGACCCCTCGCGGTACGCTGAAACGCTGCTGGAAACGGCGCGCATGCTCAAGAAAGCGGAGTGGTCCACCGTCGCGGCCGTCTCGATGGCGCGCGGCTCGCAGCTGGAAGGCCGGCTGCTCTCGATCCTCGACCCGTTCCGCCGGCGCAGCCAGAACCGGCTGGGCACGATGCTGACCCTCTCGCTCGTCGCCAGCCTCGTGCTGCCCCTCGCCGCGCTGCAGCCGGCACAGGCCCAGCAGGCGCGGCCGACACCGCCTCGGCCGCCGGCGCCGCGCATGGTGCACGAACCGATCGACGTGGACGTCGATGTGCCCGATATCGACATCGACATCCCGGATTTCGACATCGACGTGCCCGAGATGGATATCGACGTGCCCGATATCGACATCGACATCCCGCCGATCGATATCGACATTCCCGAAATGCATATCGATATCCCCGGATTCGACTTCAATTTCCCGGCATTGCACATCGACATCCCGGACATCGACATCGATATCCCCGCGATCGATTGGCAGGGCGGTGAGGAATCCCACGACCACACCCCGGTCGACTCGCTCTCGATCGACCAGATCATCAAGCTGCGTCAGTACGGGGTGGATGCGGAGTTCATCAAGTCGCTGCGGGCCATGGGCTTCAACGACCTCACGTATGCCGATCTGATTATGCTCGGCCGCTACGGAGCCGATGCCGAGTATATCGCCCGGATGCGGGATATCGGATTCGACGACCTGACGCTCGAAGACTACGCGGCGATGAGCAAGTACGGGGTGGACCTGGACTTTGTCCGCGCCATGCGCGACGCCGGCTATACCGACCTCTCCCGGGAGGATCTGGTGGCCATGAGCAAATACGGCGTCGATATCGAGCTGATCGACATGCTCAGCCGGCACGGCTACGATCGCGTCCCGGTAGACGAACTGATCAAGGCGAGCAAATACGGGGTAGACCAGGATCTGGTCGCGACCCTGGATAAAGCCGGCTACACCGACCTCACCCTCGATGACCTGGTCGCCATGAGCAAGTACGGCGTCGATGCCGACCTGATAGAAACGCTGAACCGCTACGGGTACGACCGGGTGTCGCCCGAGGAGCTGATCATGGCCAGCAAATACGGGGTCGACGAGGAGCTGGTCGCGACCCTCAACGAAGCAGGGTACAAAAACCTGAAGCTCGATGACCTGGTCGGGATGAGCAAATACGGCGTCGACCAGGAGCTCGTCGAAGCCCTGGCGCGTGCCGGCTACAGCGAGGTGTCGCCGGACGAACTCATCGCCGCCAGCAAATACGGGGTCGATTCGGATCTCGTGGATGGCCTCCGCGAGCAGGGGATCGCGAACCTGTCGATCGAAGAACTCATCCAGATGAGCAAATACGGGCTCGACGCCGAATACATCGGCGAGATGAAGGCCCTCGGCATCGACGCGACGACGGAGCAGCTGCTCAAACTCCGGCGTCAGGGGGTGGATGCGGAGTACGTCCGCGACATCCGCGACGCCGGCCTCCGCGACGTCACGATCGAGCAGCTCATCGACATGCGCCGGCACGGCGTGGACGCGGAGTACGTCAAATCACTCCGGGGCAACCGGTAG
- a CDS encoding BlaI/MecI/CopY family transcriptional regulator: MKRKKSPMDLGARERQIMTFIYKRGEATAAEVMEGIVDPPTYSGVRAMLRILEEKGHLKHRRDGARYIFSPTISPDEAGRSAMSYMVQAFFNGSADRVVSALLDLKGDELSDSDLDRLSALIEQAKQQEEN; the protein is encoded by the coding sequence ATGAAACGAAAAAAATCGCCGATGGACCTTGGCGCCCGCGAACGTCAGATCATGACGTTCATCTACAAGCGGGGCGAGGCGACGGCCGCCGAAGTGATGGAAGGGATCGTCGATCCGCCCACGTACTCCGGGGTGCGCGCGATGCTGCGTATCCTGGAAGAGAAGGGGCACCTCAAGCACCGCCGCGACGGGGCGCGCTACATCTTTTCACCGACGATTTCGCCGGACGAAGCCGGCCGCTCCGCCATGAGCTACATGGTGCAGGCTTTCTTTAACGGATCCGCCGACCGCGTCGTATCGGCGCTGCTGGATCTGAAAGGAGATGAACTGAGCGATTCCGACCTCGACCGGCTGTCCGCGCTGATCGAACAGGCCAAACAACAGGAGGAAAACTAG
- a CDS encoding homogentisate 1,2-dioxygenase: MPIYHRLGAMPAKRHTVFQKTGGGLYHEELFGTIGFDGMSSLMYHIHRPTMVKEIAGAADAAPKIAVDRNLKARLFKGFQISRRDDFLQSRETLLVNSDIHIGLAAPRTSMTDYFYKNADADELLFIHEGRGTLRTMLGRIPFEPGDYVVIPRGTIYQIDFETTSNRLLFAESFHPIYTPKRYRNWYGQLQEHAPFCERDYILPRDLETHDELGDFVIKIKKQGMLHEVVYAAHPFDLVGWDGYNFAYGFSIHNFEPITGRIHQPPPVHQTFETTAFVVCSFCPRMYDYHPDAIPAPYNHSNIDSDEVLYYVDGDFMSRNNIDRGHITLHPGGIPHGPHPGAYERSIGKKETQELAVMIDTFKPLMVTENALALDDGAYFQSWLDQPLNIIT; encoded by the coding sequence ATGCCCATCTACCATCGCCTTGGCGCCATGCCCGCCAAACGCCACACCGTGTTTCAAAAAACCGGAGGCGGGCTCTATCATGAAGAACTCTTCGGGACGATCGGCTTCGACGGGATGTCGTCGCTGATGTATCACATCCACCGCCCGACGATGGTGAAGGAGATCGCCGGCGCGGCGGATGCCGCCCCCAAGATCGCGGTCGACCGCAACCTCAAGGCCCGGCTCTTCAAGGGATTCCAGATCTCGCGCCGGGACGACTTCCTCCAGAGCCGCGAGACGCTGCTCGTCAACAGCGACATCCACATCGGTCTGGCCGCGCCCCGGACCTCGATGACGGACTACTTCTACAAAAACGCCGACGCCGACGAGTTGCTCTTCATCCACGAGGGCCGGGGCACGCTCCGCACCATGCTCGGACGCATCCCGTTCGAACCGGGCGACTACGTAGTGATCCCGCGCGGCACGATCTATCAGATCGATTTTGAGACCACGAGCAACCGCCTGCTGTTCGCCGAATCCTTCCACCCGATCTATACGCCGAAGCGGTACCGCAACTGGTACGGCCAGTTGCAGGAGCACGCGCCGTTTTGCGAGCGGGACTACATCCTCCCGCGCGACCTGGAGACGCACGACGAACTGGGCGACTTCGTCATCAAGATCAAGAAACAGGGCATGCTGCACGAGGTCGTCTACGCGGCGCACCCGTTCGACCTCGTGGGCTGGGACGGCTACAATTTCGCGTACGGCTTCTCCATCCATAACTTCGAACCCATCACGGGGCGCATCCACCAGCCGCCGCCCGTGCACCAGACGTTCGAGACCACCGCGTTCGTCGTCTGCTCCTTCTGCCCCCGGATGTACGACTACCATCCCGACGCCATCCCCGCCCCGTACAACCATTCGAACATCGACTCCGACGAGGTGCTCTATTACGTCGACGGCGACTTCATGAGCCGCAACAACATCGATCGGGGCCACATCACCCTGCATCCGGGCGGCATCCCGCATGGGCCGCACCCGGGGGCGTATGAGCGGAGCATCGGCAAGAAGGAAACCCAGGAGCTGGCCGTCATGATCGACACGTTCAAGCCGCTCATGGTCACCGAAAACGCCCTGGCGCTGGACGACGGCGCCTATTTCCAATCCTGGCTTGACCAGCCGCTCAACATCATCACCTGA
- the fahA gene encoding fumarylacetoacetase, which produces MPASWIPIPADSDFSLHNLPFGIFSAPGRLPGAGVAIGDQILDLAAAASAGLFEGLTLDASVFRQPSLNAFIWLGKGMTNAVRDRIAATLVDPDSPLRGSRALVAQSDATMHLPVEIGDYTDFYSSIDHATNVGKMFRDPDHALLPNWRHIPVGYHGRASSIVVSGTPIRRPWGQVLPPAAESPIFKPTGRLDFELEVAFVIGKDSDLGDPVPLHDAEAYIFGLVLFNDWSARDIQKWEYVPLGPFLAKNFGSSMSPWVVPLEALEAFRIAGPIQEPAVLPYLRSEHPGHFDIPLEVSLTPEDGPETVVSRSNFRHLYWSMAQQLAHHTVNGCNVRVGDVLASGTISGPDAGAYGSMLELAWGGSKPLSLAGGASRAFIEDGDTVTLRGQARKGVITVGFGEVQTRILPAR; this is translated from the coding sequence ATGCCCGCATCGTGGATTCCCATTCCCGCCGATTCTGATTTCTCGCTTCACAACCTCCCGTTCGGGATTTTTTCCGCACCCGGCCGGCTCCCCGGGGCCGGCGTGGCCATTGGCGACCAGATCCTGGACCTGGCCGCCGCGGCGTCGGCCGGCCTCTTCGAGGGGCTGACACTCGACGCGTCCGTATTCCGCCAGCCCTCGCTCAACGCCTTCATCTGGCTCGGCAAGGGGATGACGAACGCCGTTCGAGACCGCATCGCGGCGACCCTGGTGGACCCGGATTCCCCGCTGCGCGGCTCCAGGGCGCTGGTGGCCCAATCGGACGCCACGATGCATCTGCCGGTGGAGATCGGGGACTATACCGACTTTTATTCGAGCATCGACCACGCGACCAACGTCGGCAAGATGTTTCGGGACCCCGATCATGCGTTGCTGCCCAACTGGCGGCATATCCCGGTCGGGTACCACGGCCGCGCCTCTTCGATCGTCGTGAGCGGGACACCGATACGCCGGCCGTGGGGACAGGTGCTTCCCCCAGCCGCCGAGTCGCCCATCTTCAAACCCACCGGCCGGCTCGACTTCGAACTCGAGGTCGCCTTCGTGATCGGAAAAGACAGCGACCTCGGCGATCCCGTACCGCTCCACGATGCCGAGGCGTACATCTTCGGCCTCGTCCTGTTCAACGACTGGTCGGCCCGCGACATCCAGAAATGGGAATATGTGCCGCTCGGCCCGTTCCTCGCCAAAAATTTCGGCTCCTCGATGTCGCCCTGGGTCGTTCCCCTCGAAGCGCTCGAAGCCTTCCGGATCGCCGGCCCGATCCAGGAGCCGGCCGTCCTGCCCTACCTGCGCAGCGAACATCCGGGGCATTTCGACATCCCGCTCGAGGTGAGCCTCACCCCGGAGGACGGACCGGAGACCGTGGTGAGCCGTTCGAATTTCCGGCACCTTTACTGGAGCATGGCCCAGCAACTCGCGCATCACACCGTGAACGGGTGCAACGTACGCGTGGGCGACGTCCTGGCCTCGGGCACCATCAGCGGTCCGGACGCCGGCGCCTACGGCTCCATGCTCGAACTGGCCTGGGGCGGCAGCAAGCCGCTATCGCTCGCCGGCGGAGCCTCACGCGCCTTCATCGAAGACGGCGACACGGTCACCCTGCGCGGACAGGCCCGAAAAGGCGTCATCACGGTCGGGTTCGGGGAAGTCCAAACCCGGATTCTACCCGCCCGCTGA
- a CDS encoding T9SS type A sorting domain-containing protein produces the protein MPIGRTLLFLAALATHTCPSGAQDNAWIWADTLDLQAGAAGVAPLFATALPAGEVYSFQLDVIFDPSVLAIEDISTRGTLSEGGLLYSASPAPGRVRIAFATDSPLASEGALCHLLIRAGDQAGASALTLEAVLLNETPPGRPAGPGRVTLSEAPPLPARFAVPDTLAEAGRPIRLPLRLFGSAVPVYSLELDLRYDAGALALVAVDPALTSALYRVDPREPGRLSVYIASATPWPPEADLFAMTFDPVAEAKDTRLTLASARLNETPASTALSGGHIRLRPPVIPGDVDGDRTISPDDAWRVLDFLASLTAFDDRQTRAAEVSGNGSITSYDAALILQRAAGTLPCFPVEAACAAGKRRPDDAGFVYWDAPPGGALAVGFTAGDNATHGLTVRLPIDAGLESTRLPDDWQMRTFSEGAYRTTVMAGPTALPTGHIALLRPPATPTAPATLVVDDRVFTLDWPARGVPGAPDLIAYPNPAAGPTTVRFSTEQEGPAVLVLYDAIGRERVRLVDNPLPAGEHAVTVGRRGLPAGVYFLVLKTPRGRSSRKLAFL, from the coding sequence ATGCCCATCGGCCGCACCCTGCTTTTCCTCGCCGCACTGGCGACGCACACCTGCCCTTCGGGAGCTCAGGACAACGCCTGGATCTGGGCGGACACCCTGGACCTGCAAGCCGGCGCGGCCGGCGTGGCGCCTCTTTTTGCAACGGCCCTGCCCGCCGGCGAGGTATACAGCTTCCAGCTCGACGTCATTTTCGACCCCTCGGTGCTGGCGATTGAAGACATCTCTACCCGGGGCACCCTTTCGGAAGGGGGTCTGCTTTACTCGGCATCCCCTGCGCCGGGACGCGTCCGGATCGCCTTTGCGACCGACTCGCCGCTCGCGTCGGAGGGCGCGCTGTGCCACCTCCTCATCCGGGCAGGCGATCAGGCCGGCGCAAGCGCACTGACCCTGGAAGCGGTGCTCCTCAACGAAACCCCGCCCGGTCGCCCCGCCGGACCGGGACGCGTGACCCTCAGCGAGGCCCCGCCGCTGCCGGCGCGTTTCGCCGTACCGGATACCCTGGCCGAAGCCGGCCGGCCGATCCGTCTCCCGCTGCGGCTTTTTGGAAGCGCCGTGCCCGTCTACAGCCTCGAACTCGATCTGCGGTACGACGCCGGGGCGCTGGCCCTCGTTGCCGTCGATCCCGCCCTGACCAGCGCCCTGTATCGCGTGGATCCCCGCGAGCCGGGGCGGCTGAGCGTCTACATCGCCTCGGCCACGCCCTGGCCACCGGAAGCCGACCTGTTCGCCATGACCTTCGACCCGGTAGCGGAAGCGAAGGACACGCGCCTCACGCTGGCGTCGGCGCGCCTGAACGAAACGCCGGCATCCACCGCCCTGTCGGGCGGCCACATTCGGCTCCGCCCGCCCGTTATCCCGGGCGATGTCGATGGCGATCGCACGATCTCCCCCGACGACGCCTGGCGGGTGCTCGACTTCCTGGCGAGCCTGACGGCGTTCGACGACCGGCAAACCCGCGCGGCGGAGGTATCGGGAAACGGCAGTATCACCTCCTACGACGCCGCGCTGATCCTGCAACGCGCCGCCGGCACGCTCCCCTGTTTTCCGGTCGAGGCAGCCTGCGCGGCGGGCAAACGCCGGCCAGACGATGCCGGTTTCGTCTACTGGGATGCCCCCCCAGGCGGAGCACTGGCGGTCGGCTTCACCGCCGGCGATAACGCGACGCACGGCCTGACCGTGCGCCTGCCGATCGACGCCGGCCTCGAATCAACACGGTTGCCGGACGACTGGCAGATGCGCACGTTCAGTGAGGGCGCGTATCGGACGACCGTGATGGCCGGCCCGACGGCGCTGCCCACCGGCCACATCGCGCTGCTGCGTCCGCCCGCGACGCCGACCGCGCCGGCGACCCTCGTGGTCGACGACCGCGTGTTCACCCTCGACTGGCCGGCACGAGGCGTGCCCGGCGCACCGGACCTCATCGCCTACCCCAACCCGGCCGCCGGGCCGACGACGGTGCGCTTCTCAACCGAGCAGGAAGGCCCGGCCGTCCTCGTCCTGTACGATGCGATCGGCCGCGAACGCGTCCGGCTCGTCGACAACCCGCTGCCCGCCGGCGAGCACGCGGTGACCGTCGGACGCCGCGGCCTCCCGGCCGGCGTGTATTTCCTGGTGCTGAAAACCCCTCGAGGACGATCCTCCCGCAAACTCGCCTTCCTCTGA